The sequence below is a genomic window from Sorangiineae bacterium MSr12523.
TCCGGGGCCCACGGGAACGATGATGGCCGGAGGCCAGAAATCGATGCCCAGGGCCGCGCCGAAGAGATGCACCTCGATGCCTTCTTTCAGCCCCAACTTGAGCCCGACCAAAGGCGTCTCGAAGGCCAAGCCCGTTCCGCCGGAGGTGACGCCGGCGCCGACGATGCCGCGGTAATCGCGTCCATTGGCCGTCGACGGGAGCTCGACGGAGATCCCACATCGGCGCGCCATCATGGCAACGTAGGTGTTGCAATTGGGGCCCGGCCAGAAGCCGTAGTCGTATTCTTCGTTGTAACGCTTCGTCTCGCGCTCGAGGCACGCGATCACCTTCTCGGCCTCCGGCCCGTGCACCACGGCGTGCATGCGCACATCGGCATCCTCCGGTGTGTCGCGTCCGCAACCGCACTGCGGCCGGAATGGATCGCCTTGCGCGATGTGCGCTTCGCCCAGGACCTCGAAGCGACGAAAGGTGCGCGCGCCCCGACCGCGCCCCGCGATCCACGAGTGGCGTCCAATGCCACTCATGGAGTGTGGCAGCGCTTCGCTGAAGACCGCCACAGTGGCTTGCCCATCGTCGGGCAAAGCCAACGGCCGCGGCAGTGCGGCGCAATGCACGAGAGAAAACCCGAGCGAAAGCCCCAAGGCGAGTGCCACCCCACATCGCATCTCCTTTTGACGCTCCTCGAGGCCGGCGATTGGGGCATAAATACCGCTCACGATGAGCATTGCCCTTTTCGAACGCGTCAGTTTGGTGACAGTGCAGCGCATTCTCACGGCAGGCCTGCCCGGCGAGCGGATCCAAGCCGCGGACGATGTGGACGATCCCGCCAGCGTGGACATCGCCGTGGTGGGGGCGCCTACGCGCGGTGCGCTGGCGCGATTGTCCAACCTTCGCCTCATCGTTTCGCTGTGGGCCGGTGTCGATCACTTGGTTGCCGATCCCACGCGGCCCAAGGACGCCATCATCACGCGACTCGTCGACGAGAACCTCACCGCGACGATGGTCGAAGCGGCCCTGGCGCACGTCCTCGCGGCGCACCGCCAACACGATGTGTACCGGCGCGCACAAACCGAACGGACTTGGTCGCCGCAGGCGCAGTCGTACGCTCCGGCGCGCACGGTGGGCGTGCTCGGATTGGGCACGCTGGGCAAGGCGGTGGCGCAGGCCATTGCGCGCGTGGGCTTTCGGGTCATCGCGTGGAATCGCTCGCCGCGTGATGTGGAGGGCATCACCGTTCGAAGCGGTGCCGAAGGCCTGCCCGACGTGCTTCGCGCGGCGGACATTCTCGTCAATCTGTTGGCGCTGACGCCGGAGACGCTCGGCATCCTGCGCAAAGAGACCCTGAGCCTACTCCCCCAGGGGGCCGTGGTGATCAATCTTGCGCGCGGCGCCCACCTCGTGGAGGCCGATCTGTTCGAGCTGCTCGACCGAGGCCATCTGCGTCACGCCGTCCTCGACGTGCACGCGACCGAGCCACTCCCGCTCGAGCACCCGGCATGGCGTCACCCGCGCATCGACATCTTTCCCCACGTGGCCGCCCAAACGGATCCCGAGAGCGCCGCCCACCGCGCCGTGGAAACGATCCTCGCCTTCCGTGCCAGCCTCCCGCTGCCCAACGCCTTGTGAATCCGTATTACGGATTCTTGGCCAGCCACTCGTCCGCTTCTTTGAGCTGCACCGCGTTCGCACTCGCGTCCTTGCGGTAGACGTCCCGCGCCGCAATAGCCAGGGAGCGTGCGCGGCGCCGCTCGCGACGATCGAGGGCCTCGGCCAAAAGGAGCTGCGTATCGGCACGCCACAATGGATCGCTACCCTCGCCGTACACCCGGAGTGCCCGTTCGAAAACGGGAATGGCGGCCGCACGGTTGCCGGCATCGAGGTGCGCATGCCCGATGCCGAGAAGGGACGAGACGAGCTCCGGATGATCCGGGCCATAGAGCTGCTCGTAAATGCCGAGTGCGCGCGTATGCATGGCGAGGCATTCGCCGTACTTCTTCTGCTCGCGCAGCGTGTCCGCAAGATTGTCCAGGTAGGCCGCCACGTCGGGATGGACGGGGCCGTGCGCCTTTTCCAGGATCTCCACCGCGCGCCGTGTGAGGGCACCTGCCTCCGCGTGTTTCTCTTCTTTGCTGGCGGCGACACCCATCGCATTGAGGATGCGGGCCATGTCGGGATGCGAAGGCCCGACGATGCGTTCCGTGGCCTCGAGCGATCGCTGGAAAAGCTCGCGCGCCGTCTCGTTCTCGCCCAGCATCAAGGCGGCCCAGCCCAGGTCGCCCACGGTCTTCGCCACCTGCCGGCTGTCGGCGCCGAAATGCGCACGGGCGAGCTCCAGAGCCGCCTGCCACTCCGTGCGCGCCTCGGCGAACCGACCTTGCTCACGGTACGCAGCGCCCAGGGTGTGGCGTCGTGCAAATTCCAGATCGCGCGGCGTACCCGCCCGCGTGATGGCGGCCACCGCCTGCGCATTGAGCAGCGGCACCTCGCTACCCCGCAGCTCCCGCGCGCCCACCACGAACACCAGGCGAGTCCAGGCTTGCGCACGCGTCCCATCGTCGCGCGCGCGATCGGCGGACCACGCGGCCTCG
It includes:
- a CDS encoding glyoxylate/hydroxypyruvate reductase A, whose protein sequence is MSIALFERVSLVTVQRILTAGLPGERIQAADDVDDPASVDIAVVGAPTRGALARLSNLRLIVSLWAGVDHLVADPTRPKDAIITRLVDENLTATMVEAALAHVLAAHRQHDVYRRAQTERTWSPQAQSYAPARTVGVLGLGTLGKAVAQAIARVGFRVIAWNRSPRDVEGITVRSGAEGLPDVLRAADILVNLLALTPETLGILRKETLSLLPQGAVVINLARGAHLVEADLFELLDRGHLRHAVLDVHATEPLPLEHPAWRHPRIDIFPHVAAQTDPESAAHRAVETILAFRASLPLPNAL
- a CDS encoding DUF3750 domain-containing protein; its protein translation is MSGIYAPIAGLEERQKEMRCGVALALGLSLGFSLVHCAALPRPLALPDDGQATVAVFSEALPHSMSGIGRHSWIAGRGRGARTFRRFEVLGEAHIAQGDPFRPQCGCGRDTPEDADVRMHAVVHGPEAEKVIACLERETKRYNEEYDYGFWPGPNCNTYVAMMARRCGISVELPSTANGRDYRGIVGAGVTSGGTGLAFETPLVGLKLGLKEGIEVHLFGAALGIDFWPPAIIVPVGPGRIGFDDR